The stretch of DNA GAGGGAGGGGTTTCTCGAACAACCGGGGTTAAGTTAGGACTAGGACGCGGTACCTGAGTTACCTCCTGTTTAACAACATAAGCAGGTAACTTAACTTTATCTTGCAGATACGCGGCCCAATCTTCGGCAATCAATTGATCATCAAATCCCCCCACCCGTGTTACTAAATTACTCAAATAGCGACAAACTTCACTATTGATATCATTGGGTAACGTGCGCTGCACCAATTTCTGTTCCTCTGGAGTGTTACTGACGATCAATAACAGATATTCTCCCGGTTTTGGTGCGGCACACGTTTCTTGAGCTAAACTGCTTCGGGCTGCTAGACTCCAACTGCTGATCGTTAGAAGACTAAAAACGAGTATTGTGGACAACCCTTTGACACCATTTTGACGCATAAACAGGAGGTTTACGGAATGAAGCAACAGCTTTCATTGTACTGACTCAGGGTTCAATAGTTGTACCCTTGATGTTTAAGACGCCGTTGCCAAAGATGCCAAAGCATCAGGAATACTCGCAGTCGGTGCGGGAAATTCTCCCGTGAGGACATACTCTAAACGCAATTTCAACCAAACCACCACTTGTTTATTTGTGGAAATAATAGCCACCGCAGGTTGAGGACATTTAGCTTTAATCTCAGCCATTTCCGGGGCTTCTAAAAAGGCAGGTTGCTGCACTAACCAAAAATCAAGTTCCTTTTCATTTTCCTGATAGTTGCGGGCGCGTTCGCGTAACACTTCTTCTAAGGGTTCTTCCTCAATTAAAAACTTGCGGCTGCCTAAAACGTAGTAATAAGTCTGCATGGTTAATCATTGTAAATTCTGCAATGGGACGATTTGGGGGTTAGAGTTGCCCGTAAATCGCTTGTTTCATTTCTCGAACGGCTTGATCTAAACCAACGAGAACTGCCCGACTTATTATTGTATGACCAATATTGAGTTCTTCCATCCCTTCTATTTTCGCAACGGGGTAAACATTCCAATACGTTAACCCGTGACCTGCATTTACCCGCAGTCCCGCTTCTAAGGCCAGCTTACAACCTGTCGCTAAAATATCGAGTTCTCTGGCTTGGTCTTCCCCTTTCGCCTCCGCATAGCATCCCGTATGCAGTTCAATAAATTTCGCCTTGACTTGCGCCGAGGCTGCAATTTGCTGGGGGTTGGCATCAATAAACAAACTCACGGGTATTCCAGCACCCTGTAGAGTGTTAACTACATCGCTCATCCGAGGAATTTGTCCCGCGATATCTAACCCTCCTTCGGTGGTAATTTCTTCCCGACGTTCAGGAACTAAGGTAATATAGTCGGGTTTGATGTCTAATGCGATCGCCACCATTTCATCGGTCGCCGCCATTTCTAAATTCAGATGGGTTCTTACCGTTTGTCGCAACAGTCGCACATCTCGATCTTGAATATGGCGTCGATCTTCGCGTAAATGCACGGTAATGCCATCAGCCCCCGCTAATTCAGCAATTACAGCCGCCCCAACGGGATCGGGTTCAACGGTGCGACGCGCTTGGCGAATCGTGGCAATATGATCAATATTGACTCCTAAAGTCGGCAATTGTGAGATCTCCTTGCTGTTATACCGTCTTTCACCTTGCCAAACAATTCAACTTCGGTCAAGCTCTTTGAGAAAGTTTGTAGTATAATTGAAGTTAAACTGTATTTTAAAACTTGACAAAACTAGACGGTACAGTCTATCTTAATTTTATAACAAGACTATACGGTCTAGTTAATCAACGTCAGCACCCCGCTCTGAAGAGACGGGGCTTCATGCCTCTAACTTTAGATAGCTGACCAGCCTCAGCCTAACGGCTACGTTTTCTGGATCATAATACCCACGAATGCGACGCTAGTTTGTGGCTCTATTGTTAACAATTAAACAGTTTTACGAGGGGTGAGGGTTAACTCATGGATATTATTTCTTTAGCCATAATCTTAGGTGTAATTGTAGCAACAGATGAAATTCTCAATAATCAATTGAAAGTCTCAAAACGCTTATTAGATTGGCTAGACAGGCAAGAAACCCCCGAAAAAAAGTCTAATGAACTGACCCGCTAAACCCTGATCAACCGATGGGTATGGCGGGTAATTTTCCCCTAGTAAAGTATTCACCCAGTTTCATAATTGCATTCAGGATCTTAATATTTTTATTAAATCTATTTCTCAAGATAGATGTTAATTATAGGGAATCTGGTAAAAGTTCCTGCTATTTTACAATAAAAGTATAATATTGCTGATCAGAATCTTCAGAAATTCCAATCAGTGACTAGAACAATAACAGTTAATTTTGGGTTGCTTTGGTCGTAAGATTAAAGTAGGGAACCGAATTTAAACCGTTGTGTAATCTTCAATATGTCTTATTATATTTCACCTCGCTTTCTCGATCAACTGTCTGTTCATATCACCAAAAACTTTTTGAACATTCCCGGTGTACGGGTTCCTTTAATCTTAGGAATTCACGGACGCAAGGGAGAAGGAAAAACCTTTCAATGTGAATTAGTTTTTCAGAGAATGGGATTTGAACCTGTGACAATATCCGGTGGAGAATTAGAAAGTCCTGATGCGGGAGATCCGGCGCGATTAATTCGGTTAAGGTATCGGGAAGCCTCCGAACAAGTGAAAGTTCGGGGACAAATGTGTGCCTTATTTATTAATGATTTAGATGCGGGTGCTGGACGGTTTGATTCGGGAACTCAATATACCGTGAATACGCAATTAGTTAACGCCACATTAATGAATATTGCGGATAATCCTACTAATGTACAATTACCCGGAAGTTATGATGCAACGCCTTTAAATCGGATTCCGATTATTGTCACCGGAAATGATTTTTCTACCTTGTACGCGCCCTTAATTCGGGATGGACGGATGGAAAAATTTTATTGGGAACCCACAAG from Planktothrix serta PCC 8927 encodes:
- a CDS encoding MgPME-cyclase complex family protein, whose amino-acid sequence is MQTYYYVLGSRKFLIEEEPLEEVLRERARNYQENEKELDFWLVQQPAFLEAPEMAEIKAKCPQPAVAIISTNKQVVVWLKLRLEYVLTGEFPAPTASIPDALASLATAS
- a CDS encoding pyridoxine 5'-phosphate synthase, with the translated sequence MPTLGVNIDHIATIRQARRTVEPDPVGAAVIAELAGADGITVHLREDRRHIQDRDVRLLRQTVRTHLNLEMAATDEMVAIALDIKPDYITLVPERREEITTEGGLDIAGQIPRMSDVVNTLQGAGIPVSLFIDANPQQIAASAQVKAKFIELHTGCYAEAKGEDQARELDILATGCKLALEAGLRVNAGHGLTYWNVYPVAKIEGMEELNIGHTIISRAVLVGLDQAVREMKQAIYGQL